A genomic region of Pongo pygmaeus isolate AG05252 chromosome 7, NHGRI_mPonPyg2-v2.0_pri, whole genome shotgun sequence contains the following coding sequences:
- the ADHFE1 gene encoding hydroxyacid-oxoacid transhydrogenase, mitochondrial isoform X2: MCQCPTHSHTYSQAPGLSPSGKTTDYAFEMAVSNIRYGAGVTKEVGMDLQNMGAKNVCLMTDKNLSKLPPVQVAMDSLVKNGIPFTVYDNVRVEPTDASFMEAIEFAQKGAFDAYVAVGGGSTMDTCKAANLYASSPHSDFLDYVSAPIGKGKPVSVPLKPLIAVPTTSGTGSETTGVAIFDYEHLKVKIGIASRAIKPTLGLIDPLHTLHMPARVVANSGFDVLCHALESYTTLPYHLRSPCPSNPITRPAYQGSNPISDIWAIHALRIVAKYLKRAVRNPDDLEARSHMHLASAFAGIGFGNAGVHLCHGMSYPISGLVKTYKAKDYNVDHPLVPHGLSVVLTSPAVFTFTAQMFPERHLETAEILGADTRTARIQDAGLVLADTLRKFLFDLDVDDGLAAVGYSKADIPALVKGTLPQERVTKLAPRPQSEEDLAALFEASMKLY; this comes from the exons AT GTGCCAGTGCCCAACTCATTCTCATACTTACTCCCAAG CCCCTGGACTTTCACCTTCTGGGAAAACAACAGATTATGCCTTTGAG atggctGTTTCAAATATTAGATATGGAGCAGGAGTTACAAAGGAAGTAGGAATG GACCTACAAAACATGGGTGCTAAAAATGTGTGCTTGATGACAGACAAGAACCTCTCCAAGCTCCCTCCTGTGCAAGTAGCTATGGATTCCCTAGTGAAGAATGGCATCCCCTTTACGGTTTATGATAATGTGAGGGTGGAACCAACGGATGCAAG CTTCATGGAAGCTATTGAGTTTGCCCAAAAGGGAGCTTTTGATGCCTATGTTGCTGTCGGTGGCGGCTCTACCATGGACACCTGTAAGGCTGCTAATCTGTATGCATCCAGCCCTCATTCTGATTTCCTAGATTATGTCAGTGCCCCCATTGGCAAGGGAAAGCCTGTGTCTGTGCCTCTTAAGCCTCTGATCGCAG TGCCAACTACCTCAGGAACCGGGAGTGAAACTACTGGGGTTGCCATTTTTGACTATGAACACTTGAAAGTAAAAATTG GCATCGCTTCCAGAGCCATCAAACCCACACTGGGACTGATTGATCCCCTGCACACCCTCCACATGCCTGCCCGAGTGGTCGCCAACAGTGGCTTTGATGTGCTTTG CCATGCCCTGGAGTCATACACTACCCTGCCCTACCACCTGCGGAGCCCCTGCCCTTCAAATCCCATCACACGGCCTGCGTACCAGGGCAGCAACCCAATCAGCGACATTTGGGCTATCCACGCGCTGCGGATCGTGGCTAAGTATCTGAAGAG GGCTGTCAGAAATCCCGATGATCTTGAAGCAAGGTCTCACATGCATTTGGCAAGTGCTTTTGCTGGCATCGGCTTTGGAAATGCTGGTGTTCATCTGTG ccaTGGAATGTCTTACCCAATTTCAGGTTTAGTGAAGACGTATAAAGCAAAGGATTACAATGTGGATCACCCACTGGTG CCCCATGGCCTTTCTGTGGTGCTCACGTCCCCAGCGGTGTTCACTTTCACGGCCCAGATGTTTCCAGAGCGACACCTGGAGACGGCAGAAATACTAG GAGCTGACACCCGCACTGCCAGGATCCAAGATGCAGGGCTGGTGTTGGCAGACACGCTCCGGAAATTCTTATTCGATCTGGATGTTGATGATGGCCTAGCAGCCGTTGGTTACTCCAAAGCTGATATCCCCGCACTAGTGAAAGGAACGCTGCCCCAG GAAAGAGTCACCAAGCTTGCACCCCGTCCCCAGTCAGAAGAGGATCTGGCTGCTCTGTTTGAAGCTTCAATGAAACTGTATTAA
- the ADHFE1 gene encoding hydroxyacid-oxoacid transhydrogenase, mitochondrial isoform X1: MAAASRARVAYLLRQLQRAACQCPTHSHTYSQAPGLSPSGKTTDYAFEMAVSNIRYGAGVTKEVGMDLQNMGAKNVCLMTDKNLSKLPPVQVAMDSLVKNGIPFTVYDNVRVEPTDASFMEAIEFAQKGAFDAYVAVGGGSTMDTCKAANLYASSPHSDFLDYVSAPIGKGKPVSVPLKPLIAVPTTSGTGSETTGVAIFDYEHLKVKIGIASRAIKPTLGLIDPLHTLHMPARVVANSGFDVLCHALESYTTLPYHLRSPCPSNPITRPAYQGSNPISDIWAIHALRIVAKYLKRAVRNPDDLEARSHMHLASAFAGIGFGNAGVHLCHGMSYPISGLVKTYKAKDYNVDHPLVPHGLSVVLTSPAVFTFTAQMFPERHLETAEILGADTRTARIQDAGLVLADTLRKFLFDLDVDDGLAAVGYSKADIPALVKGTLPQERVTKLAPRPQSEEDLAALFEASMKLY; encoded by the exons GTGCCAGTGCCCAACTCATTCTCATACTTACTCCCAAG CCCCTGGACTTTCACCTTCTGGGAAAACAACAGATTATGCCTTTGAG atggctGTTTCAAATATTAGATATGGAGCAGGAGTTACAAAGGAAGTAGGAATG GACCTACAAAACATGGGTGCTAAAAATGTGTGCTTGATGACAGACAAGAACCTCTCCAAGCTCCCTCCTGTGCAAGTAGCTATGGATTCCCTAGTGAAGAATGGCATCCCCTTTACGGTTTATGATAATGTGAGGGTGGAACCAACGGATGCAAG CTTCATGGAAGCTATTGAGTTTGCCCAAAAGGGAGCTTTTGATGCCTATGTTGCTGTCGGTGGCGGCTCTACCATGGACACCTGTAAGGCTGCTAATCTGTATGCATCCAGCCCTCATTCTGATTTCCTAGATTATGTCAGTGCCCCCATTGGCAAGGGAAAGCCTGTGTCTGTGCCTCTTAAGCCTCTGATCGCAG TGCCAACTACCTCAGGAACCGGGAGTGAAACTACTGGGGTTGCCATTTTTGACTATGAACACTTGAAAGTAAAAATTG GCATCGCTTCCAGAGCCATCAAACCCACACTGGGACTGATTGATCCCCTGCACACCCTCCACATGCCTGCCCGAGTGGTCGCCAACAGTGGCTTTGATGTGCTTTG CCATGCCCTGGAGTCATACACTACCCTGCCCTACCACCTGCGGAGCCCCTGCCCTTCAAATCCCATCACACGGCCTGCGTACCAGGGCAGCAACCCAATCAGCGACATTTGGGCTATCCACGCGCTGCGGATCGTGGCTAAGTATCTGAAGAG GGCTGTCAGAAATCCCGATGATCTTGAAGCAAGGTCTCACATGCATTTGGCAAGTGCTTTTGCTGGCATCGGCTTTGGAAATGCTGGTGTTCATCTGTG ccaTGGAATGTCTTACCCAATTTCAGGTTTAGTGAAGACGTATAAAGCAAAGGATTACAATGTGGATCACCCACTGGTG CCCCATGGCCTTTCTGTGGTGCTCACGTCCCCAGCGGTGTTCACTTTCACGGCCCAGATGTTTCCAGAGCGACACCTGGAGACGGCAGAAATACTAG GAGCTGACACCCGCACTGCCAGGATCCAAGATGCAGGGCTGGTGTTGGCAGACACGCTCCGGAAATTCTTATTCGATCTGGATGTTGATGATGGCCTAGCAGCCGTTGGTTACTCCAAAGCTGATATCCCCGCACTAGTGAAAGGAACGCTGCCCCAG GAAAGAGTCACCAAGCTTGCACCCCGTCCCCAGTCAGAAGAGGATCTGGCTGCTCTGTTTGAAGCTTCAATGAAACTGTATTAA
- the ADHFE1 gene encoding hydroxyacid-oxoacid transhydrogenase, mitochondrial isoform X3 yields the protein MAVSNIRYGAGVTKEVGMDLQNMGAKNVCLMTDKNLSKLPPVQVAMDSLVKNGIPFTVYDNVRVEPTDASFMEAIEFAQKGAFDAYVAVGGGSTMDTCKAANLYASSPHSDFLDYVSAPIGKGKPVSVPLKPLIAVPTTSGTGSETTGVAIFDYEHLKVKIGIASRAIKPTLGLIDPLHTLHMPARVVANSGFDVLCHALESYTTLPYHLRSPCPSNPITRPAYQGSNPISDIWAIHALRIVAKYLKRAVRNPDDLEARSHMHLASAFAGIGFGNAGVHLCHGMSYPISGLVKTYKAKDYNVDHPLVPHGLSVVLTSPAVFTFTAQMFPERHLETAEILGADTRTARIQDAGLVLADTLRKFLFDLDVDDGLAAVGYSKADIPALVKGTLPQERVTKLAPRPQSEEDLAALFEASMKLY from the exons atggctGTTTCAAATATTAGATATGGAGCAGGAGTTACAAAGGAAGTAGGAATG GACCTACAAAACATGGGTGCTAAAAATGTGTGCTTGATGACAGACAAGAACCTCTCCAAGCTCCCTCCTGTGCAAGTAGCTATGGATTCCCTAGTGAAGAATGGCATCCCCTTTACGGTTTATGATAATGTGAGGGTGGAACCAACGGATGCAAG CTTCATGGAAGCTATTGAGTTTGCCCAAAAGGGAGCTTTTGATGCCTATGTTGCTGTCGGTGGCGGCTCTACCATGGACACCTGTAAGGCTGCTAATCTGTATGCATCCAGCCCTCATTCTGATTTCCTAGATTATGTCAGTGCCCCCATTGGCAAGGGAAAGCCTGTGTCTGTGCCTCTTAAGCCTCTGATCGCAG TGCCAACTACCTCAGGAACCGGGAGTGAAACTACTGGGGTTGCCATTTTTGACTATGAACACTTGAAAGTAAAAATTG GCATCGCTTCCAGAGCCATCAAACCCACACTGGGACTGATTGATCCCCTGCACACCCTCCACATGCCTGCCCGAGTGGTCGCCAACAGTGGCTTTGATGTGCTTTG CCATGCCCTGGAGTCATACACTACCCTGCCCTACCACCTGCGGAGCCCCTGCCCTTCAAATCCCATCACACGGCCTGCGTACCAGGGCAGCAACCCAATCAGCGACATTTGGGCTATCCACGCGCTGCGGATCGTGGCTAAGTATCTGAAGAG GGCTGTCAGAAATCCCGATGATCTTGAAGCAAGGTCTCACATGCATTTGGCAAGTGCTTTTGCTGGCATCGGCTTTGGAAATGCTGGTGTTCATCTGTG ccaTGGAATGTCTTACCCAATTTCAGGTTTAGTGAAGACGTATAAAGCAAAGGATTACAATGTGGATCACCCACTGGTG CCCCATGGCCTTTCTGTGGTGCTCACGTCCCCAGCGGTGTTCACTTTCACGGCCCAGATGTTTCCAGAGCGACACCTGGAGACGGCAGAAATACTAG GAGCTGACACCCGCACTGCCAGGATCCAAGATGCAGGGCTGGTGTTGGCAGACACGCTCCGGAAATTCTTATTCGATCTGGATGTTGATGATGGCCTAGCAGCCGTTGGTTACTCCAAAGCTGATATCCCCGCACTAGTGAAAGGAACGCTGCCCCAG GAAAGAGTCACCAAGCTTGCACCCCGTCCCCAGTCAGAAGAGGATCTGGCTGCTCTGTTTGAAGCTTCAATGAAACTGTATTAA